DNA sequence from the Daphnia pulex isolate KAP4 chromosome 8, ASM2113471v1 genome:
CGGGGCTTTTCGGCAATCACTAATGACTAGAAAAAGCTGTACCATTATGCGTGCTTTTGACATACATTTCGTTGCtgcaataaagaaaataaaaaattatgaattcaAAGATCAGCACTGACGTAATACGTGACGTATACAAGTTGAGgctaaaagaaagaagtctCTTGTATgcaattcattgattttattcatttatcgtttaaaaaaacatatccAAAACCGTTACATAACGGAGAACATTATGGGGGCGGGTAGAGGAAATGATTTAAACCTACAACACTACAgccaatcaaatatttttaagacaaaataattaaaatgtattAAGTCGCGGTTCCTGTTATCGAATTTCGTTATTGAAGAACTATTCCGTTTCCACCAGTAGTTTTGGAAACTATTCATTCTGCAGCGATGACGGGGGCTGCTTTGGCAGCACGTTTCTTAATGTCCATATCAAGAAACTGCTCGAGAGATGCTAAAATAGAGCTCAAGTCATTGTTAGAgttggtgttgctgttggaATTCAAGTTGTAGTTGCTTGTTCTAGAAAGGCGAGTAGGTCTGAAGGGGCGACGCTTTGAATTAACATCGGACGTTTTTTCTAAGCCCAAGATCTCTGCGTTGTCCTCTTCGGGAACATCATTGTCCTCGTTTTCTGGGGTCGTCTCTGGCTTCTCCTTAGCAAGACCTTTAGCCCCTTTAGCCCCCAACATTTTCTCGAAGCAAGAGAAGTCGCCGTAAACACAGTCGTTTTGTTCCTCGTTGCCGGTCAGTTGAGACAAAAGGGAGCTGATGAGGTTGTAGTTGCTGTTGTCATTCGTGTTGGTGTTGATGTTGACGTTGCTGTTACTTGCCAATGGACGAGGCCTATGCATAAACGGATGTTGTGGTCTTCCAGCATTGGCCGAAGCCATCATGCAAACCAGAAAAACAATCACTGCTGATGCctacaaaacataaaaaatggcaagaaaATTGTATTAGAATTTGTGCACTAAAACTagttaatttgattttttgtgttgtgtaatTTACCGAAATTTTCATCTTATTGCTCAAAAAGAGTAGAAAGTAGCTTAAGAGATGAAGACGATGAGCCTGCTGAATTATTACTGCCGGTTTCATTGCTTTTATACTCGAACGTCCTTATTCTATCATCAAGGTCTCATGGGAGAAGctttattttgaaatcaaagctGCGGTTGTTTCatgtaattatttaaatctgAATAGATTTGCTTCATATGTTCTTTCAATTAATTGGCTGACGTGAGCGGAGA
Encoded proteins:
- the LOC124200093 gene encoding diacylglycerol kinase A-like isoform X3 produces the protein MKPAVIIQQAHRLHLLSYFLLFLSNKMKISASAVIVFLVCMMASANAGRPQHPFMHRPRPLASNSNVNINTNTNDNSNYNLISSLLSQLTGNEEQNDCVYGDFSCFEKMLGAKGAKGLAKEKPETTPENEDNDVPEEDNAEILGLEKTSDVNSKRRPFRPTRLSRTSNYNLNSNSNTNSNNDLSSILASLEQFLDMDIKKRAAKAAPVIAAE
- the LOC124200093 gene encoding diacylglycerol kinase A-like isoform X2 — its product is MKLAVMIQQTHRLHLLSYFPELFLSNKMNISASAVIVFLVCMMASANAGRPQHPFMHRPRPLASNSNVNINTNTNDNSNYNLISSLLSQLTGNEEQNDCVYGDFSCFEKMLGAKGAKGLAKEKPETTPENEDNDVPEEDNAEILGLEKTSDVNSKRRPFRPTRLSRTSNYNLNSNSNTNSNNDLSSILASLEQFLDMDIKKRAAKAAPVIAAE